The Magnetospirillum sp. XM-1 genomic interval GGATACGACTGTGAGGCAGTCCTCGGCGTTCGTCAAGGGTATTGTTGGGCATAAAAACTGTTGTGCTGCACAACAATAAAATCGAGTCCGGTTTAGATACGGGCGGTTCCCTTGCCCGCCGGGCCGGGGAATGCGATAAAGGCGTTCCCTTTTTCTTGGATGTCTGGACATGCTCTCCGCCGCCGCGATCCGCGCCGCCATTCCCGGCGTGCTTACCGAAGCCGAGTTTTCCGAACTGCCCAATTACTATCGCGGCAAGGTGCGCGAGAACTACGACCTGCCCGACGGGCGGCGCATCCTGATCTCCACCGACCGCCAGAGCGCCTTCGACCAGGTGCTGGCGGCGGTGCCGTTCAAGGGCCAGGTGCTGACCCAGACGGCGCGCTTCTGGTTCGAGGCCACCAAGGACATCTGCCCCAACCACGTGATCGAATATCCCGATCCCAACGTGGTGGTGGGACGTCGTCTCGACATGCTGCCCATCGAGATGGTGGTGCGCGACTACCTCACCGGGTCCACCGACACCTCCATCTGGTCCATGTACAAGGCCGGACGGCGCAATATGTACGGCCTCGACTTTGCCGACGGCATGGTCAAGAACGACAAGCTGCCCGCCACCATCCTGACCCCGACCACCAAGGCCGAGGTGGGCGGCCACGACGCCCCGGTCTCGCCGGCCGAGGTGGTGGCGCGCGGCCTGCTCACTCAAGCTCAGTGGGACGAACTGGCGCGTCTGTCCCTGGCCATCTTCGCCCGCGGGCGTGAGATCGCGGCGAAAAACGGCCTGATCCTGGTGGACACCAAGTTCGAGTTCGGGGTGGATGCGCAAGGGCGCATCACGCTCGCCGACGAGATCCTCACCCC includes:
- a CDS encoding phosphoribosylaminoimidazolesuccinocarboxamide synthase → MLSAAAIRAAIPGVLTEAEFSELPNYYRGKVRENYDLPDGRRILISTDRQSAFDQVLAAVPFKGQVLTQTARFWFEATKDICPNHVIEYPDPNVVVGRRLDMLPIEMVVRDYLTGSTDTSIWSMYKAGRRNMYGLDFADGMVKNDKLPATILTPTTKAEVGGHDAPVSPAEVVARGLLTQAQWDELARLSLAIFARGREIAAKNGLILVDTKFEFGVDAQGRITLADEILTPDSSRYWKADSYAARHAKGEEPESLDKEFLRIWIAGRCDPYKDPIPAIPDDTLVEFSAKYIALFEAVTGQAFEAPSASESVKERIRRNLTGYFA